The Elstera cyanobacteriorum genome includes the window CAAGCCTATCGTTGGCGCGGCAGGGGCCAGGCGGTTGGTGATTTGACTTCCTTTAGGGTAAACGTCGTCTGCATAAATTTAATGCCCGGCAAACGCCGAATAACCGTCATGGC containing:
- a CDS encoding Lrp/AsnC ligand binding domain-containing protein, encoding MGLQVLQVVAQDLDTYADFAMTVIRRLPGIKFMQTTFTLKEVKSPTAWPLPRQR